gaggttgagggttcgagtccctccaagacacgtggattctttttcgcaaatttcatatcaatttgtccatttcgagacatatgctgtgcatatgcacagccaagatatttaacaaaaaaatggttttcgtacggccgagttgccgaataatatgcaattaattgtcttCATGAGCTGGTAAACAATGGTAGttcgaggaacacacggaacttcttgttactgaacaacttctctagattgaaatggtcttgtagttAGAGCCAAATCCCGGGGTTGTAGCTTTAtcggtgatattctagaagcaagacaaggatgtggctagggctccgatgcatggccaattaATAGTATTActattctgttttctcaaggaaagatttgataaggggcgcgccttcaatgagattgctctctgtgaagggtctaaatagcgggaccgtaatttcatttccgccatgaacaaagcatcatctgacggatacataaagctaagtttaaaaaatcttagttaatagtttcaatatagttgaaaatagtgacttttggcgagaaaaagtgactttagtgacttgaggttgaaaaaagagactttttagtgacttggccgaaaaaagtgaccaagtcactaaaaagtgacccgctaccaggcctgacattgctgaacgccgcctacaatgtactctcctatattttatgccgtcgactagcaccaattgcaagggagttcgtggggcagtacccggcgggatttatgggtgaacgctctaccacagatcaggtgttcgccgtacgtcaggtattgcagaaatgccgcgaatacaacgtgcccacacatcgacttcaaagccgcatatgatacaatcgatcgggaccagctatggtagttaatgcacgaaaatggattatcggataaactgataaggttgatcaaggcgacgaagGATCGGgagatgtgcgtagttcgagtttcaggggcattctcgagtcccttcgaaacgcgcagagggttacggcaaggcgatggtctttcgtgtctgctattcaaaattgctctggagggagtaatacgaagggcaaggattgacacgagtggtacgattttcacgaagtccgtccagttatttggtttcgccgacgacattgatattatctCACgttactttgagaggatggaggaagtctACATCATACTGAAAAGCGAAAccaaacggattggactagtcatcaacacgtcaaagacgaagtacatgataggaagaggctcgagagaggacaacgtaagccacccaccacgagtttgtattggtggtgacgaaatcgaggtggttgaagaattcgtgtacttgggcttactgatgacctccgataacgataccagcagagaaattcggagacgcatcatggcaggaaatcgtacgtactttggattccgcaaaacgctccgatcgaatagagtttgccgccgtaccaaactgactatctacaaaacgcttattagaccggtagttctttacggacacgagacctgcttgtggaggaccaacgcgtgctgggagtttttgaaaggaaagtgctgcgtaccatctatggtggggtgcggTACGTCGAGGAGGCGAAtgtaccacgagttgcatcagctgttgggagaatcatccatagttcacaccgcgaaaatcggacacCGCTacgtgggccgggcacgtagccagaatgtcttcttcttcttcttggcattacatccccccactggcacagagccgccttgcagcttagtgttgatacttttatgcccagggaagtcgagacaatttccaatccgaaaattgcctagaccggcaccgggaatcgaacccagccaccctcagcatggtcttgctttgtagccgcgcgtcttaccgcacggctaaggagggccccttaattTATCATATTAATTCTCGTGTAAAATATGATAAAGaaaattgattgatttattatcataaatgtcGTAATCAGAATAGGCTTCAAACCCGAATTTCGCATAAAGGGTTCAATCGGTAATTTGAATGTCAAATTTATGGTTTTGCTTTGCATGTTCTCATTTATGAAAATTGGACTACTGTGTTGAAAAACAAGGACAACTGACACATAAAGTACCGCGTTGGACAAAACATGTTGATCACAAGCCATGTTCCAGCGCCATTAGCAATCTAATATTTATGCGTCTACTTGGCATGAGTCAAATTTAGAAGGTGTTACGTAGGCCAGCATCGAGTTTTGCGTTCCAAACGCGGATGCACAATTGAGTCCAAAGAGAGCGTTTTTTAAACTAGTTCCAGCTGGACCAAGGAGGCTGCTGCATGTAGCTTTATTTCCTTTGTTCATTCTCCATGGAGAAACGCCGGAGTTGCGTTTGAGAGAGTTCTTGAAATGAATATATCGAAATAGGAATAATGGGTCTATCCATCTaacagtgctattttagacttcTCTTAAATACaatggtccttttgaaaaggcACTAACACCGCTAGATGGTCTAATAagcttttttttcctttgtgTAAAAACtaccgaaaatctgtaaaataatatACAGAACAGCGTGCGGTTGAGATATCGGTAAAATTTctcagaaatctgcgatttattggaggctgaataaataataataattctaaGGTTTTTGTCATTAATTTGCTTTTATCATGTTATAGCATATTCAGATTACCCcatttattattataattatcgagttaaatatttgaaagaaaattgaatgtatggggatTGGGATAAAGttactatttattatttttgttatcatAAATGGcgcaatctgaataggctattagactGTTTCACAAATTGTCAAATTCTCCAttggaaaataattattttgcaaTTGAAAGTAAGACCCATCTCTGATTTAAATTCATTCCattcaatttaaattgaaaaaaaaaaagattccagCTTTAAGCACACGGTTCTatatcacaattttttttctttcaaatagtaATAATAATACCTACCCATATCATTTATGTTAATTCTGAACTACAAACATAAGAGTGGCGTCAGTCAGCAAGCATACTTCTGAAATCTTACAAACCAAGTTCTGGAGTCACATTACGCATCTTGACTCGACAGTACTTGTGTATGTCAGTTTATTGTCCTAAATCCGATAGAAAGAGAGTTTTCATAGACTTACCTTTCAAGCCGATCCAAATCAAGCACATCAACAACCAAGTGCCAAAAGACATTATAGGATGCATAACAGAACATCTGCGTCAGTGCTACTATTTCACAAAACAACAAATTTCTCTAAATATATTTCTAGTACTGTAACGTTGGAAAGCTCTATAATAGCTTTAAAATACTGTCAACGCAGATGCCTGGGATGCATTTACCTATAGTGTCCAGTGGAAGTAGGTAAAAAAGATGGTACCTGCAGCCTTCGTGGTGTCAAACGCTGACTTATCTCCGAAAAGGACGTGGTACAAATAAAAACTCAACAAATGTTACGTTTTAAAATTCATGTGAATCTTTATTCTCCTCAGAACATTTGTTTTCTCTTCAGACAATCTGCAACAGATCGTCTCTCTGTCTCGTAACGTAACTATAACAAAAAATGAGAATTGTCCATCGACAGTCAACGTTAAAGAATAGCCAATTTGAAATTACTGTATCTTGCGAAAATAGCAAATACTCAGTACATTAAAGATTGAGAATCTAACACTTAATTCTACATCCTAGGCATCTACGAGACTGGCTTAAATTGTATTTACAACATCGTCTTCCGCTGGGAAGAGAGCAACATAATTTCAAGGTTCTCAGAAATCAAATCgggaatcaaaattttaaacagTAGCCTAACGCTCTGGCATAATGCGCTAATTGCGCTAAAAAACTAAGATACTCACTAGTGCAGTGGAGGGGTAGCACATTCCGCCGGAGTGATTCCTGCATCGACTTCCACTCGTCGTCACCGAAGCTCTTCAAGTGGTCCGGCATGATGAGTATCCGCTTTGGGACGTCCCCGATTGGGTGGTAGGTTTTCTGGTGGACGACAACGTTGGTCGGGTCCCGGCTCCGATAGAAGCACAGGTTGCACTGGAACCCACAGGTGGCATGTTCGGCATCGATGTGCGCCAGCAGGACGTTGTTGTTCGTGGCGATGATATCACAATAAGCGCACTCGAGCCAACACTTCCGGCTGCCGGCGTGGATGTTGTGGAGGTTTTCGTGCAACTGCAGATGCTGTTCCATGAAGAACCGATTGTTGGTGGTGAACGCACAGGACCGGGACATACACTTATACAAACACAGCAGAGCGTCGTCCTCGAGCATGTTGCGGCAGTGTTCTCTGTTTTTCGTCGTGACCATGTTGGTCCACGGTTTCAGCCGTATCGCGTTAATATGCAAATTGGCCATACCGGAGACCGCTGAGTTTGTGCTGGTGCTAATTGAAACGGGGGCAAGTGCCGGGGGCTGAATGTGAGGGGATATTACTGTCGCTGAAGCAGGCTGTTGCAAGACCGGTCGAATTTGTGCTGGGATTGTGTGCGTTGGAGTAATGAGAGTGCCACCAGCGATAGTCGGCATGACAGGAGATATGGTAGCCGCAGAGGTAATGATGATGGGGTTCGATCCCAATGGCATCCCGGGTGCCCCGGAAATAATAGTTCCTGTTGGCATAATCGGCGTTAGCGGAGGAGGATTCGAGTCTTTTGAGAGCGTATCGCCTGGAATACGTCGAATACGAAGCATATTCGGTGTACTCGCCGCTGGGGCTTCCACGGTTGGCGTTTTCCTTCTTGAGTGCACGTCCAGAAGATGTTGCAGTTCATTGGAGATCGTACAATTTTCTACGATAACGATTTGCGATTGACAAGGGTGGCAATACCCATCCCAAATGGTAGTACCATGTTTCCGACTGACATGGGTGGTAAAATCTTGGGACTTTTTCGATATATATTGACATCCGGGTATTAGACACAGGTACAACAATTCCGATTGATGCTCTACGAAAGCAACATGCTCTATACGGGTGCTGTCCAGAACAAGTTCGACAAAATCGTAGTTTCCTTCCGCCATGGGTGGTTCGGTTGGCGTATCGTCATCTGGTTTTTCAGTTTTAATGACAACATTTTCCGGATTGGTTTCTGCTTTCTTCtccttttctttttccttttcatCTTTCTCGACCTTGATAGTGAACGGAAGAGGAAACTCATTGGGTTTACGACCATCTCCTCCgtcaccaccaccatcaccgGCTGCTCCGCCGCCACTTGATCCACTTCCCGAAGAAGATGCTCCAGCTCCAGTTCCACTGGAAGACGCCGACCCTGAATTTCCATCTTGCTGATTACCTCCATTGTCACCACTCTTTTGGCCACCTTCGCTGGAACTTTCTCCATTTTGTCCCTCTGTAGCATCAGACATGTTGAAATCCGTTGTCTTATCGCTTGCATCTGAATCGTATTCGGTATCCTTTTCGTGCTTGAAGAGAACTCCGCCCAAGTCAAATCCGCTCTGAACCGATTCTATTTGTATGATAGGCACCACAGCTTCTGCTTCCGATGACGACATCGCCGATTCGTTCAAATCAGCTGCCGGTTCGGGCGACATTGGGGACTCCGTAGCGCTCGATGAGATCTGCATACCCTGCAGCTCTTGTTCCATTTTGAACGAGAACGGTTTGTGAATGAAATCGCTCGGAATCCCGGACGACCCGATGTGAATCGATTCCAATCGAATATCAGTTCGTCGTTTTGGAGCAGACGGTGGAGGAAGGCATTCGGCTTCAcccatttcctcgtcttccgtAAAAGGTTGATTCACAATTTCGCATGGTTCCAGAGGTTCGGCCTTTGCATTGAAGGGAATAAGAACCGTCGGCGGAGGAGTGAGATCTGCCATCAACTGATCCTCATCGATTACCGGTTTGGCGTCAATTTTGTAGTTGACGATGCTGAAACGACTGCAAGTTACATCTGAGGAGGGATGCTCTCGCTTTAAATGACGTTCCATGTTGACGCGTCGAATCTGAATGTAGTTACAAGCGTTGCAGATGAACCCATAGATGTGATTGTCCTGAAACTCGATATTGTTGTACAAAGCCAAAGTTGGCTTCAAACAGGTTTTTTCGTGGTAGAAACTGCTTTCCAGCTCTTCGGTCTTAGACATTACAGGACAACTTGTGCAACGATAACGGTATTCGCCTGTATGGGCGGCCATGTGCGCGATCCAACCGGCCCGACTTAGCTCCTTCAATGTGAGGCAGAAGTAGCATTTGAACCGCACCTTTTCGTCCTCACTACCTTCGTTGATGACCGAGCCATTGGTAAGGAACAGATCCGCCCGAATAATGTCTGCCATCTTGGGCGAAACACGGCTTACGAACACTTCGTACTGCTTGTGCTCGTACACGTAATGGTCCACGATGGCAGAACCGTTGAAGGAACAGATGGCACAATTGCTCGAGTAGTTGCTGTTATAGTGAACGGCATTCTTGTCATTGTATACGAAGCTGCCTTCTTTGCTCGTTCGCTTGCCCTTTGATGCTGCTGGTGGGGACCTCGTAACTGTCAACAAGGAATCATCGTCCTCCATTGGTTGTTCAGTATGGGTATCATTAGTACTTTCATTGTCTTCCTCATCTGCCGACGTACCAGATCGTACCTCTTCATTAGATTTACGTCCCTTGGTTTGCTTGGCCGGTGGACTATCCGGAACAAGCCCAGTAGGTTGAATGATGGCACCCCTTCGGCGGGTGTACTGCGCTTCGCCGCCTTTCGATATCCAGTCGACGACGTTCTCGATGAGTGCGCTGACTTCTCGGCTACCGCCAGTAACCCGTTTCTTCGGTTTTTCCTTTTTGTTTTCCTCTTTCTTGCTGGATTCGTCTTCCGAAGACGAGTCAATTCCCGGTTTGGATATAATTCGTTTGAACTTTCGTCCTTTCTTTCCTTTAGTAGCTGGTTCTTCTTTCTTACCGAGACTAGTCTTAGCTTCTTCGTCTTCCTGGTTTGAGGTTTCTTGGGTGTTATTTTCCAACTTCTTGTTTTTATCTTCCGATTCGTCATCAGACTTCTTGTTCATCACCTCTAGGATTTGCTTGACCTTATCCTCATCACCAATCTCCTTCAGCAGGTCCATCAAATTCTTCTGAATGCCATCCTGCTTCGAATCGTCCACTTTTTCGACTTCTTTCGTAGGTTCGTCAACGGCCTTTGCGAGTTGTTCGTTCTTCTTGGGTTCTTCCTGAGGTGGATCAGGTACAACCGGAGTGGCGGATTTCGTCAAGTTTGGCTTCTTAGGGGCTTCCTTTTTGCCAAGAGGAATAGGTTCGTCCTTGGAGAAAACGGGATTTGTTTTCCGTGAATCGATTCTGGGTTCAACCTTTTTCGCATTTGCTTTGGAAGGAGCTGTTACCGGAGCGACCGGCGCGGAAGGTCTGCTAGTGGGTTGTACGGATGCTTTCGGAGGAGCTTGATGTTTCGAAGAAGCCAGAGGGGCCGGAGCCGCAAACTGGCGAGCAGCAGGTGGCGCTGGCTTGTGAACAGGTCGAGGCAGCAGTGGGTTTGAATGAAGTACTGGTGCAGGAGCTACAAACCGATGGGCGGCTGCCGTTTGGGCGATCTCAACCTGAGGAGGCGTGTATGTTCGATGTTTCGAATAATGGCCATTTTGACTCTCAAATCTCTGTTGATTTCGGCGTTTTGCGCAATATTCACCGTACGTTCTTGGATCCCTGGCGTTGAATTTTGCACCACCAACCGGTGGTAGCTGATGGCGTCTTTGGAATAGCGGTTTCTGTGGCTCATGTCTAGCTGGAAGTGTTGGCCTCTTAAACTCTATATCACTATTGAGCGATTCTTCGGCCGGGCGCTTTTTTATCTTGTATTTCAAAGCTAACCTTTCAGGTTCCTTAATGTTTTCAATAGGCTTTACGAAATGTCCGGATTGCTTCTTCTCATCCGGCTTTCTGTCTTTTCCTTTTGGTTTTTCTTTCACGAACTCCCTAACCAATGGTTCCAGGCGAGTAGGAGTTCTCCATGGGATCTGGGCCTTCATCACACGGACAACCTCTGCGACCACACTCTTTTCTGGAGCTTTTTGTTGGGTTGCATTGCTCACAGTGGCAACCGGTGGTGACGTTGCTGGAGGTGTAACTTCCACAGGGGACACCTCCGCACAAGGTTTCTCGGCAACTCGTGGAGATGGCTCTGGGGTAGGAACGACAATTGGCGCATTCTGGATCTCTTCAACAGCAGTAGCAACCGATGGTAACGCGGTGGACGAGCTCACCGCAGCAGATACCACTTTCGGTGGTTCAGGTTCCTCCGTGACTTGCGGCTGTGGAGTACTCTGAACAGGGGTTTCCACTTTTGCGGTGGAATTGCTCTCTATCTTAGTGATCAGGTTTTGTGTGTGTTCGATCAATTTTTGCAGGTTATCAGATTTGATTCTGTAGAAAATGTGaacaattttgaaatatattaGATTCAAaaaattcggtcaaatgacaaaGCATATCGTCAAATACCTTACGCTGCGGTCGCTAACAAtggattcaaatttttgatattgcttATTGAATAAGTTCTTCATGGGTGCTGGCCCCTCAAACAAGGCCAACAGTCCGCTCGCATTGTCTAATAATACATGAACCTGCTCACGGAGTTCCCTGTTTTTGCGTTCTCGTTCTTCCAGTTCTGCCATTATCTGAAagtagtaaaaaaaataaaatgcttaATTCTATATACGTTGGAAGATAAAACAAAATTACTAATAAAACGTCGgtttaaaaaaacatgttttgatGAAAACTATGCACCtagtttatatttatataaacaaaaatttataaaGGAATAGGCAGATTACGctatttatataataataaatatcatgGAGACTTGTTGACTATCCCCATACATCAAATTTTCATTTCTCCACTTTAACACGATAATTATTATGATAAATGGCGTAATTTAAATAGGCTATTAGATATTCTGATTAATACAAGTAATATaatgccgttatacgcataactgtcccatgtatataagGAATCCCAGAAAACATGGGACAAGTATGcatatgacggcagtatagaaCATGTCTGCAGATTTTTCCCCAAATGATGTTTTTTTTCACTCCGGCGACTCAGACTAGAAATAGAATTATAAGTTTATTAAAAGTAAGCTAATGCGGTCTTCCATTGATCTAGTTTTGAAATCCATTTAAAAGTaagcatgaaaaactcaaattGGATTACTACAGGAATGTTCTTTAGTATACTGGTCCAGCTTAGAACCATATGTTGACTTTTCAGGtgtttaaaaatcactttactAAGCATTAAAAAAGCGTAGAACCAAATGAAGACCAAACAGTCGTAACATATTCAATACTTGAGATGCGATACGTGAAACGCACTCTGAAAACAGGAGCTATTTTATATAAattctccacgaacagccttaATCAATGAGTATGTCAAATTGTCCTTCTAAGATGGACTAACTGTAAATTACCTTAAACACATTATCTTCTACTATAACTATGAGGAAAATTTTAACGAGCGCGATCAAAGCTCAGCAACTAAGGattggattttttagaattttaaaa
The nucleotide sequence above comes from Armigeres subalbatus isolate Guangzhou_Male chromosome 3, GZ_Asu_2, whole genome shotgun sequence. Encoded proteins:
- the LOC134219625 gene encoding uncharacterized protein LOC134219625 isoform X1, which produces MTSLIQNTAFDTILNASLLSSCLSGSVKQIATSRNKKRLRIRFGKNRNHADRSELLGHLDACYEELSVAIMAELEERERKNRELREQVHVLLDNASGLLALFEGPAPMKNLFNKQYQKFESIVSDRSVRIKSDNLQKLIEHTQNLITKIESNSTAKVETPVQSTPQPQVTEEPEPPKVVSAAVSSSTALPSVATAVEEIQNAPIVVPTPEPSPRVAEKPCAEVSPVEVTPPATSPPVATVSNATQQKAPEKSVVAEVVRVMKAQIPWRTPTRLEPLVREFVKEKPKGKDRKPDEKKQSGHFVKPIENIKEPERLALKYKIKKRPAEESLNSDIEFKRPTLPARHEPQKPLFQRRHQLPPVGGAKFNARDPRTYGEYCAKRRNQQRFESQNGHYSKHRTYTPPQVEIAQTAAAHRFVAPAPVLHSNPLLPRPVHKPAPPAARQFAAPAPLASSKHQAPPKASVQPTSRPSAPVAPVTAPSKANAKKVEPRIDSRKTNPVFSKDEPIPLGKKEAPKKPNLTKSATPVVPDPPQEEPKKNEQLAKAVDEPTKEVEKVDDSKQDGIQKNLMDLLKEIGDEDKVKQILEVMNKKSDDESEDKNKKLENNTQETSNQEDEEAKTSLGKKEEPATKGKKGRKFKRIISKPGIDSSSEDESSKKEENKKEKPKKRVTGGSREVSALIENVVDWISKGGEAQYTRRRGAIIQPTGLVPDSPPAKQTKGRKSNEEVRSGTSADEEDNESTNDTHTEQPMEDDDSLLTVTRSPPAASKGKRTSKEGSFVYNDKNAVHYNSNYSSNCAICSFNGSAIVDHYVYEHKQYEVFVSRVSPKMADIIRADLFLTNGSVINEGSEDEKVRFKCYFCLTLKELSRAGWIAHMAAHTGEYRYRCTSCPVMSKTEELESSFYHEKTCLKPTLALYNNIEFQDNHIYGFICNACNYIQIRRVNMERHLKREHPSSDVTCSRFSIVNYKIDAKPVIDEDQLMADLTPPPTVLIPFNAKAEPLEPCEIVNQPFTEDEEMGEAECLPPPSAPKRRTDIRLESIHIGSSGIPSDFIHKPFSFKMEQELQGMQISSSATESPMSPEPAADLNESAMSSSEAEAVVPIIQIESVQSGFDLGGVLFKHEKDTEYDSDASDKTTDFNMSDATEGQNGESSSEGGQKSGDNGGNQQDGNSGSASSSGTGAGASSSGSGSSGGGAAGDGGGDGGDGRKPNEFPLPFTIKVEKDEKEKEKEKKAETNPENVVIKTEKPDDDTPTEPPMAEGNYDFVELVLDSTRIEHVAFVEHQSELLYLCLIPGCQYISKKSQDFTTHVSRKHGTTIWDGYCHPCQSQIVIVENCTISNELQHLLDVHSRRKTPTVEAPAASTPNMLRIRRIPGDTLSKDSNPPPLTPIMPTGTIISGAPGMPLGSNPIIITSAATISPVMPTIAGGTLITPTHTIPAQIRPVLQQPASATVISPHIQPPALAPVSISTSTNSAVSGMANLHINAIRLKPWTNMVTTKNREHCRNMLEDDALLCLYKCMSRSCAFTTNNRFFMEQHLQLHENLHNIHAGSRKCWLECAYCDIIATNNNVLLAHIDAEHATCGFQCNLCFYRSRDPTNVVVHQKTYHPIGDVPKRILIMPDHLKSFGDDEWKSMQESLRRNVLPLHCTICKESFYILSAYMTHLMGHGEVMIHCQVCNMTVEKKSMARHLLLHSIGLYECVYCLFGANTKSTMALHVSNAHSSKPLYCCVRYNKKRADGVDYPPNKIESMELKTMSCTVSPDLFKRCNYTPEQLNYKPISIQINQTMEYTRNEQPVTKILSNAIATPAPAPPGTSTAGAPQGPASNIQIQITDEAGRPLIISIPVQNAKPAPAPAPTAATAPASTSAPVRIAPKPQQMTVSQSTNITGPKSISAAPPIQMPMISSVQGGVQNFMPQNPGPLPVISSVQGMAPMPPLTAIQRNDGLPVISCVQSVAQLPPELPTVPPATTIVPKPTSIMAITSTSGMITIPNIPGITITAKMVTPPVKSTTPIITNVQSIPATALPVLTPRPTPKPAAQVAPSPIAQLQEMVSSSTTSTNTAAPIEPKNDMYSTTVAEADTQSNSSNGVSVELEADDSQSQSARSKSTTPVPSSSVQTSVPLPHEPTPMSKKFASTTQIRIDFLFKGSIDKFDRLERKVSQMIESTGFYGTALNICGVEDCQSRFSDPVKLNLHLLKFHNLSYYNCHHCTGRYKTAHELITHVKTHGRHRYLCFLCDKKSHFLKMMILHVQHDHNSTDVILTYLHPKKRDIHNDLVVICPQNVTSGQLQDYVSNILKEDGVSEKKRFSPSEVDQLPVEEIFAEDMFCASCDYTTKIRKNLKRHLEKHNEVSSTASLAVLPELESLSVEVVETPKFIFASREVATGHTIPQRVDPIKLYQCGLCKFECPPVFSDLRTHLYRTHRSEKIYKCAHCSATLSERFMCIDKIANHLKLHGDNLYKCNRSDCEYFREEKTLVLAHIKQNHGNVGSVLILREAVVPDSPEWQCDLCETIRPNRAAIIEHMVKDHKLTDKQFKCSHCSYKSSDNDSFKAHFANTHPKSEILIISLFHEMPPKVVEVNMAKESSQRKESSGNEKGKRFSCGIESCSFSSAKEDDTQEHFFKQHPEQTLVVFDDSAIEKEKRKRFDYFVKYVCNYCQMQCDLIDDIVQHWSQIHKEKANTKPLMYKLFKLVRCFYCDMLSTYSDIKAHCTTHHVGQIFVCVDHQNAFKCGECPYVVTGEKVDLLKHFKMYHSASKNEDPCDYMDDEFLHRMLEQNNTLYTCNHCKITFESRYEYENHLDVCTYAGEPSSFTPASKSVRIRYICSCCSEMFSNEYNIAKHMRTHIAQYNCRYCKREFKHLEQLNEHQIHLHNARDDDFSLKDLSQFRSQFLKIKMLFPNGLVLSKVDAYKTVCGSVEDIINYARVVNDEELSQLMFKRAIEMPLIYQDGESGPTIYTICKDFIASRPTMVLELQQLSELQLEEIREQAYLIAKATAGNNSASSSQSGSGSSRKRGRPRKKLTVSPTLSDEDDDDDDDDWRPDRKRPASKVNAPAKPSVKKDSRVPTDFSESDDELLITFKKETV